In Actinoplanes derwentensis, the following proteins share a genomic window:
- a CDS encoding ABC transporter ATP-binding protein, whose amino-acid sequence MSQSALRARNLTKRYGSLTALDDLTLDVPAGEVFGFLGPNGAGKSTTIRLLLGLARPTAGQAWIFDIEAADVVRAHRLLAYVPADVALWPQLTGTEILHLQAQTGPGTDLAYRAELVERFALDPSKPARTYSTGNRQKVALIAAFATRAPLLVLDEPTSGLDPLMEREFRTAVGQARDRGQTVFLSSHQLAEVDAVCDRVGILRTGRLAEVATIDRLRGLHRSEVTVTYTGATPRLSAIPGVETVEATGDGRLRFTLTGAPTAALQALAAADVTALTVREPSLEEIFLDFYGTESAR is encoded by the coding sequence ATGAGCCAGTCGGCGCTGCGCGCAAGAAACCTCACCAAACGATACGGCTCCCTGACCGCCCTCGACGACCTGACGCTCGACGTGCCGGCCGGGGAGGTGTTCGGTTTCCTCGGCCCGAACGGCGCCGGTAAATCCACCACCATCCGGCTGCTGCTCGGCCTGGCGCGCCCTACCGCGGGGCAGGCGTGGATCTTCGACATCGAGGCCGCCGACGTCGTCCGGGCACACCGCCTGCTGGCGTACGTGCCCGCCGACGTCGCGCTGTGGCCGCAGCTGACCGGTACGGAGATCCTGCACCTGCAGGCACAGACCGGTCCCGGCACCGACCTGGCCTATCGGGCCGAGTTGGTCGAACGGTTCGCGCTGGACCCGTCGAAACCGGCCCGGACCTATTCGACCGGCAACCGGCAGAAGGTGGCGCTGATCGCGGCGTTCGCCACCCGGGCGCCACTGCTGGTGCTCGACGAACCGACCAGCGGCCTGGACCCGCTGATGGAACGCGAGTTCCGCACCGCCGTCGGGCAGGCCCGTGACCGTGGGCAGACCGTGTTCCTCAGCTCCCACCAGCTCGCCGAGGTCGATGCGGTCTGCGACCGGGTCGGAATTCTTCGTACCGGCCGGCTCGCCGAGGTCGCCACCATCGACCGCCTCCGCGGCCTGCACCGCTCCGAGGTGACCGTCACCTACACCGGCGCCACGCCACGGTTGTCCGCGATCCCCGGCGTCGAGACGGTCGAGGCGACCGGCGACGGCCGGCTGCGATTCACCCTCACCGGTGCGCCCACTGCCGCACTGCAAGCGCTCGCCGCCGCGGACGTCACCGCCCTCACGGTCCGCGAGCCGAGCCTCGAGGAGATCTTCCTGGACTTCTACGGGACGGAGTCGGCCCGATGA
- a CDS encoding ABC transporter permease — translation MSIAAVSPTAAVRQTASAPGRAVTRLAVRQVRRGGLIVVALSGGVTALVAATYAQVMADPAAVGSLQALAGNPAIRTLFGPPVGLDTAGGFTVWRVGTFLTVLLAAWSVLATTRVTRGEEDAGRWDMLLAGIIPLRAVLIRHLAAVAAVPVAAGAAITVILLASGTAAPGAVVHGAGTALLGVFFVAVAALAAQVFPSRTPATGSAIVVLGVGLLARMIGDGVTELGWLRWLSPFGLLALSGPYVQDRVVPLMLLLVAAAVLAVGALAVAGRREVREGLVAASPARRPRLGLLGSVEAFAVRRVLRPLTGWTIGIGAYYLLIGLTAVSITGFLADNPALAGQAGQAGFAELGSIAGISATLFAILAMPASGFAAVRMGAFVAAETDRRLVMLAAAPISRNRLIGADIAATAGAAVVLVTAAGLATWAGVAVTGGDFSPGEALTGVWNVLPIVGLSLGTAVFATGWAPRWAGVVGALPATGGFLLLVIADSIAAPGWVRDLSPYAHLAPVPLADTDWTATTVMLGIAAVLTVAGLAGYQRRDLRS, via the coding sequence ATGAGCATCGCCGCGGTCTCCCCCACCGCCGCTGTACGGCAGACCGCGTCCGCCCCGGGCCGCGCGGTCACCCGGCTGGCGGTCCGGCAGGTACGCCGGGGTGGACTCATCGTCGTGGCCCTGAGCGGTGGCGTGACAGCGCTGGTCGCGGCCACCTACGCCCAGGTGATGGCCGATCCCGCGGCGGTCGGGAGCTTGCAGGCACTCGCCGGGAACCCCGCCATCCGGACGCTGTTCGGTCCACCCGTCGGACTGGACACGGCGGGCGGATTCACCGTGTGGCGGGTCGGCACGTTCCTCACCGTACTGCTGGCGGCGTGGTCGGTTCTGGCCACCACCCGCGTCACGCGCGGCGAGGAGGATGCCGGCCGGTGGGACATGCTGCTGGCCGGGATCATTCCCCTGCGCGCGGTGCTGATCCGCCACTTAGCGGCCGTCGCCGCTGTGCCGGTCGCCGCCGGTGCGGCGATCACCGTCATCCTGCTGGCGTCGGGAACCGCCGCGCCGGGAGCTGTGGTCCACGGCGCCGGAACAGCTCTGCTCGGCGTGTTCTTCGTCGCGGTCGCCGCGCTGGCCGCACAGGTGTTCCCGAGTCGCACGCCGGCGACCGGCTCCGCGATCGTAGTCCTCGGGGTCGGTCTGCTGGCCCGCATGATCGGCGACGGCGTCACCGAACTGGGCTGGCTTCGATGGCTGTCGCCGTTCGGTCTGCTCGCCCTCAGCGGCCCCTACGTCCAGGACCGTGTCGTTCCACTCATGCTTCTGCTCGTCGCGGCCGCGGTCCTTGCCGTAGGTGCTTTGGCGGTCGCCGGCCGGCGGGAGGTGCGTGAGGGTCTGGTCGCGGCGAGTCCGGCCCGGCGTCCACGGCTCGGGCTCCTCGGCAGCGTGGAGGCGTTCGCGGTGCGCCGGGTGCTGCGGCCGCTGACCGGCTGGACTATCGGGATCGGCGCCTACTACCTGCTCATCGGCCTGACCGCCGTGTCGATCACCGGATTCCTCGCCGACAACCCGGCGCTGGCCGGCCAGGCCGGCCAGGCCGGGTTCGCCGAACTGGGCAGCATCGCCGGGATCTCCGCGACCCTGTTCGCCATCCTCGCCATGCCCGCCAGCGGTTTCGCCGCCGTACGGATGGGCGCTTTCGTCGCCGCTGAAACGGACCGGCGGCTGGTGATGCTGGCCGCCGCACCGATCAGCCGGAACCGGCTGATCGGTGCGGACATCGCGGCTACCGCCGGCGCCGCCGTCGTCCTGGTGACCGCAGCCGGTTTGGCGACCTGGGCCGGTGTCGCCGTGACCGGCGGCGACTTCAGCCCGGGCGAGGCGCTGACCGGGGTGTGGAACGTCCTGCCGATCGTGGGTCTGAGCCTCGGCACCGCCGTCTTCGCCACCGGCTGGGCGCCCCGCTGGGCCGGTGTCGTCGGTGCGCTTCCCGCCACCGGCGGATTCCTGCTGTTGGTCATCGCCGACAGCATCGCCGCACCAGGGTGGGTGCGTGACCTGTCGCCGTACGCGCACCTCGCGCCCGTGCCGCTCGCCGACACCGACTGGACCGCGACGACGGTGATGCTCGGTATCGCCGCCGTGCTGACCGTCGCCGGCCTGGCCGGGTACCAGCGGCGGGATCTGCGGTCATGA
- a CDS encoding AAA family ATPase, with the protein MPLEPRAFNVLFHLITNRDRVVSKEELLDSVWGDRFVSEASVTTALRAVRVAIGDTGKEQRLIRTVHRRGYQFIGTVDQATDGLEADRELPLPERLAMPTGLGFAGREHERTVLKHLWKQVVASQQRRLALVSGEAGIGKTTLCSVFAASAHRDATVLYGRCDQELSVPYQPWREVLLSLYRHLPDAVAGHQAAIAPLLGVTEAADLDSDSARFALYSSVVGVLDAIAARGKPALVILDDLHWADVQTLALLRHLVERALATPVLVLATFRDSDIDASHPLTGLLSATHREPGTTRLALDGLDDSELLRLLEDVAGHEMDRDGLVLRDLLRAETEGNPFFVTEILRHLGETGAIRQRADGRWTAPTRLGSHGLPTSVREVVSSRVQRLGPETRRALDTASVVGRDFELDLLSELLGEGPLQTLGRLEPAVANALILDAGGRFAFTHAIVAHALYTQLSPTVRAFGHQAVAVALERRCGADPGERAGEIAHHWIHAVTPYNRGKAAQYAQSAGDYALSHLAPDEAVTWYRQALDFLLDDDPAQRCEILVGLGTAQRQIGDPAHRETLLGAGRLAAELHHGDLLVRAALANNRGDVSVFGSIDDERVEVLRRAIAVRPGGPDGALLHAILAIELHGAPEEQVEPVATRAIALAREVGEARIIAEVVSLAQSALRTPDVLRPRARLLPEGLAAAETTGDARLRGILAMSQHEIELQLGDRDAMDRERLILGSFAANSPEPFVRWTTSQTDSLHLFLDGDLEGAESVATAGFELGAATGQPEAFFGFAGQMFQIRRAQDRLTETVDALEQVVQENPGLLVFHAALAYVWCELGRKTEARALAEAFDASDGGAPQFWSTALMLWADVCHTLALPEPAARILPVLSRWQEQVASTGATTEGSIAYGLGRTLATLGRKQEAAAAYELALTVNRRLRAPLFVTRTQLAYAEALSGAAPGRARAMAAEAHRTAARFGFVLVQRHVARLLEQLS; encoded by the coding sequence GTGCCGCTCGAGCCTCGAGCGTTCAACGTCCTCTTTCATCTGATCACGAACCGTGATCGAGTGGTGTCCAAGGAGGAACTCCTCGACTCGGTGTGGGGTGATCGCTTCGTCAGCGAGGCCTCGGTCACCACAGCGCTTCGTGCGGTTCGGGTGGCGATCGGTGACACCGGCAAGGAACAACGCCTGATCCGGACCGTGCACCGCCGTGGTTATCAGTTCATCGGCACGGTCGACCAGGCGACGGACGGTCTGGAGGCTGATCGCGAACTACCCCTGCCGGAGCGGTTGGCGATGCCGACGGGCCTGGGGTTCGCCGGCCGGGAGCACGAACGCACGGTACTAAAGCATCTATGGAAGCAGGTCGTCGCCTCGCAGCAGCGTCGACTCGCGTTGGTCAGCGGGGAAGCGGGGATCGGCAAGACGACGCTGTGTTCGGTGTTCGCAGCCTCGGCGCACCGGGATGCCACGGTGTTGTACGGGCGCTGCGACCAGGAACTGTCCGTCCCCTATCAGCCTTGGCGCGAGGTGCTGCTGAGCCTCTACCGGCATCTGCCCGATGCCGTCGCCGGCCACCAGGCGGCGATCGCACCGCTGCTGGGCGTAACCGAAGCGGCAGACCTCGATTCGGACTCGGCACGCTTCGCGCTCTACAGTTCGGTCGTCGGCGTCCTCGACGCCATTGCCGCGCGGGGAAAGCCCGCGCTGGTGATACTCGACGATCTACATTGGGCGGACGTGCAGACGCTCGCCCTGCTGCGCCATCTGGTCGAGAGGGCATTGGCCACGCCGGTTCTGGTGCTCGCGACGTTTCGGGACTCCGACATCGACGCGTCACATCCGCTGACCGGACTGCTGTCGGCGACTCATCGTGAGCCCGGCACCACCCGGCTGGCGTTGGACGGACTCGATGACAGCGAGCTGCTCCGTCTTCTGGAGGACGTAGCCGGCCACGAGATGGACCGCGACGGACTCGTGTTACGTGACCTGCTGCGGGCCGAGACCGAAGGCAACCCGTTCTTCGTCACCGAGATCCTGCGTCATCTCGGCGAGACAGGAGCGATCAGGCAACGCGCCGACGGCCGTTGGACAGCTCCGACCCGGCTGGGAAGCCACGGGTTACCCACCAGTGTGCGGGAGGTCGTCAGCAGCCGCGTCCAGCGACTCGGTCCCGAAACCCGCAGGGCACTCGACACGGCTTCGGTCGTCGGCCGTGACTTCGAACTCGATCTGCTTTCCGAACTGCTCGGCGAGGGCCCCCTCCAAACGCTGGGACGGCTCGAGCCCGCCGTCGCCAACGCACTCATCCTCGACGCCGGCGGCCGCTTCGCGTTCACCCACGCCATCGTCGCCCATGCCCTGTACACGCAGCTCAGCCCGACGGTACGCGCGTTCGGCCATCAGGCGGTCGCGGTGGCGCTGGAGCGACGATGCGGTGCCGATCCGGGCGAACGTGCAGGCGAGATCGCTCACCACTGGATCCACGCCGTCACCCCGTACAACCGCGGAAAGGCCGCACAGTACGCCCAGTCGGCGGGCGACTATGCGCTGTCCCACCTCGCGCCGGACGAAGCCGTCACCTGGTACCGCCAGGCCCTCGACTTCCTTCTCGACGATGACCCGGCGCAGCGCTGCGAAATCCTGGTCGGCCTCGGGACCGCCCAACGCCAGATCGGCGACCCGGCGCATCGCGAAACACTTCTCGGAGCAGGTCGCCTCGCCGCCGAGTTGCACCACGGCGATCTGCTCGTCCGTGCGGCGCTTGCCAACAATCGCGGCGACGTCAGCGTGTTCGGATCGATCGACGACGAGCGGGTCGAGGTCCTGCGCCGGGCGATAGCGGTACGACCCGGCGGGCCCGACGGTGCTCTCCTTCATGCGATTCTCGCCATCGAGCTGCACGGCGCACCCGAGGAACAGGTCGAGCCGGTGGCTACCCGGGCAATAGCGCTCGCCCGTGAGGTCGGCGAGGCCCGCATCATCGCGGAAGTGGTGAGCCTTGCCCAGAGCGCACTGCGCACTCCCGACGTCCTCAGGCCGCGGGCACGATTGCTGCCCGAAGGTCTCGCCGCCGCGGAAACCACCGGCGACGCGCGGCTGCGCGGCATACTCGCGATGTCCCAGCACGAGATCGAACTTCAGCTCGGTGATCGCGACGCCATGGACCGGGAGAGGCTGATTCTGGGCTCTTTCGCAGCGAACAGCCCGGAACCGTTCGTCCGCTGGACCACCTCTCAAACCGACTCTCTGCACCTGTTCCTGGACGGCGACCTGGAAGGGGCCGAGTCCGTCGCCACGGCTGGCTTCGAGCTCGGTGCCGCCACCGGGCAACCGGAGGCGTTCTTCGGCTTCGCCGGCCAGATGTTTCAGATCCGCCGAGCCCAGGACCGCCTCACCGAAACGGTCGATGCCCTCGAACAGGTCGTTCAGGAGAACCCGGGGCTGCTGGTCTTCCACGCCGCCCTCGCCTACGTATGGTGCGAACTCGGAAGAAAAACGGAGGCCCGGGCGCTCGCCGAGGCCTTCGACGCCTCAGACGGCGGCGCACCTCAGTTCTGGTCCACGGCCCTGATGCTGTGGGCCGATGTCTGCCATACGCTTGCCTTGCCCGAGCCCGCCGCCCGGATCCTGCCAGTCCTCAGCCGATGGCAGGAGCAGGTCGCCAGCACCGGCGCCACCACCGAGGGCTCCATCGCCTACGGACTGGGCCGCACACTCGCAACCCTTGGCCGGAAGCAGGAGGCGGCCGCCGCCTACGAACTCGCCCTCACCGTCAACCGCCGGCTACGAGCGCCTCTGTTCGTTACCCGCACACAGCTCGCCTATGCGGAGGCCCTCTCCGGAGCCGCGCCCGGCAGGGCACGCGCCATGGCGGCCGAAGCACACAGAACCGCAGCGCGATTCGGCTTCGTGCTGGTCCAACGACACGTCGCCCGGCTCCTGGAACAACTCTCCTGA
- a CDS encoding sigma-70 family RNA polymerase sigma factor: protein MNRGRSLAADGAHPTRNVPQRPRPAARRRRSAVPGRAVRQCSAVACAPAGESSVEHAYLELVSRYGEPIHAYLLRLTRNHNVADDVYQETLLKAWRHRHSLIGREGSVRSWLYTVAHNAAVDLMRARRARPVTGEIWDSLQRPVPDHADAVVSTVALMPALLRLSAEQRVVLFELYYRRSTVIEAARVIGIPPGTVKSRAHYAVRALRAELMSSPVAHNVMESR from the coding sequence GTGAACAGGGGTCGAAGTCTCGCCGCGGATGGCGCTCATCCAACCCGGAACGTACCGCAGCGTCCGCGTCCGGCGGCCCGGCGAAGGCGCTCCGCTGTACCGGGCCGGGCGGTTCGGCAGTGCAGCGCTGTCGCGTGCGCTCCGGCCGGGGAGTCCAGCGTTGAGCACGCCTACCTGGAGTTGGTCTCCCGCTACGGGGAGCCGATTCATGCTTACCTGCTGCGACTGACTCGTAACCACAATGTCGCCGACGATGTGTACCAGGAGACACTGCTGAAGGCGTGGCGTCACCGGCACAGTCTGATCGGCAGGGAGGGGTCGGTCCGGAGCTGGTTGTACACGGTGGCTCACAACGCGGCCGTTGACCTTATGCGTGCACGCCGGGCTCGTCCGGTTACCGGTGAGATCTGGGACAGCCTGCAACGTCCGGTCCCTGACCACGCGGATGCCGTCGTGAGCACTGTCGCGCTGATGCCCGCGTTGCTCCGGCTCTCGGCGGAGCAGCGCGTGGTGCTGTTCGAGTTGTATTACCGGCGCAGCACGGTGATCGAGGCAGCCCGTGTGATCGGCATACCTCCGGGCACGGTCAAGTCGCGGGCGCACTACGCGGTCCGGGCATTACGGGCCGAGTTGATGTCGTCGCCGGTCGCGCACAACGTGATGGAGTCCCGGTGA
- a CDS encoding glycosyltransferase encodes MKVLVLTLGTRGDVQPFVALAQQLGQRGHEAVVAAPHRFTSLVEGHGVTFAGIDDGPLRLLDTGTAVGDVATGGIGAKLALIRRMPAMFTRVLDDCWQAASTGPGARADIIVHNGQVMAGQHIAEKLDIPAVLALPMPMYVPTREFPWPGQQLPSWLPAPVNRLTYAGMKAPALMFGRTVDRWRSGLGLPRRRSRHDPSRRPDGTPASVLHAVSPAVIPRPADWPPTAHITGYWFVDTTATAHIAAPDGPHLTGGDGQPVVFVGFGSMAGPDPKATTEQVVQALRMARVHGILAGGWGGLQQTPGPDTFLAGDVPHETVFPRSAVIVHHGGAGTTAAAVRAGRPQVVCPFVADQPFWGSRMHQLGVAPEPINLRHLTVPRLAAAIRQAIDDPAMITAARRLGEQVRAENGVATAAAMLEQLAGEHR; translated from the coding sequence ATGAAGGTCCTGGTGTTGACGCTGGGCACTCGCGGCGACGTACAACCATTCGTAGCACTGGCCCAACAACTGGGGCAACGCGGCCATGAGGCAGTGGTGGCGGCTCCCCACCGTTTCACCAGCCTGGTCGAAGGCCACGGAGTGACATTCGCAGGTATCGACGACGGCCCGCTGCGGCTACTCGACACCGGAACGGCGGTCGGTGATGTCGCCACCGGTGGCATCGGCGCGAAACTGGCACTGATACGGCGGATGCCGGCGATGTTCACACGGGTACTCGACGACTGCTGGCAGGCGGCCTCGACCGGACCCGGCGCGCGCGCCGACATCATCGTGCACAACGGTCAGGTCATGGCCGGGCAGCACATCGCGGAGAAGCTGGACATCCCGGCGGTTCTGGCTCTACCGATGCCGATGTACGTCCCTACCCGGGAGTTCCCGTGGCCCGGTCAACAACTGCCGTCGTGGCTGCCCGCGCCGGTCAACCGTCTCACCTATGCGGGGATGAAAGCCCCGGCGCTGATGTTCGGCCGCACGGTGGATCGGTGGCGGTCCGGGCTCGGCCTGCCGCGCCGACGGAGCCGGCACGATCCGTCGCGACGCCCGGACGGGACACCGGCATCGGTGCTGCACGCAGTGAGCCCGGCGGTCATACCGCGTCCGGCTGACTGGCCGCCGACGGCCCACATCACGGGCTACTGGTTCGTCGACACCACCGCCACCGCACACATCGCTGCTCCTGACGGCCCGCACCTGACCGGCGGTGACGGCCAGCCGGTGGTCTTCGTCGGGTTCGGGAGCATGGCGGGACCGGATCCGAAAGCCACGACCGAGCAGGTGGTGCAGGCATTGCGAATGGCCCGCGTACACGGCATCCTCGCCGGCGGCTGGGGCGGACTCCAGCAGACCCCGGGTCCGGACACGTTCCTGGCCGGGGACGTACCCCACGAGACGGTGTTCCCCCGATCAGCGGTGATCGTGCACCACGGCGGAGCAGGAACCACCGCCGCCGCGGTCCGCGCAGGCCGGCCGCAGGTGGTGTGCCCGTTCGTCGCCGACCAGCCGTTCTGGGGCTCCAGGATGCACCAGTTGGGCGTCGCGCCGGAGCCGATCAATCTGCGGCACCTGACCGTGCCGAGGCTGGCCGCCGCCATCCGCCAAGCTATCGACGACCCGGCGATGATCACCGCCGCTCGCCGGCTCGGCGAGCAGGTTCGAGCCGAGAACGGGGTCGCGACAGCAGCGGCCATGCTGGAACAGCTCGCCGGCGAACACCGGTGA
- a CDS encoding WXG100 family type VII secretion target produces the protein MPDFAVNSDETAQTSAALLNDFSQLQDKLVEVRGKVQNLLAQGYRTPAAQQRFQPFFDEFAKGFDQVNQGLQGIGNYVRSVGEAFASTDQDLGSRLG, from the coding sequence ATGCCCGATTTCGCCGTCAACAGCGACGAGACCGCCCAGACCTCGGCCGCATTGCTCAACGACTTCTCCCAGCTGCAGGACAAGCTGGTCGAGGTACGCGGCAAGGTGCAGAACCTGCTCGCCCAGGGCTATCGCACTCCGGCGGCCCAGCAGCGGTTCCAGCCGTTCTTCGATGAGTTCGCCAAGGGCTTCGACCAGGTCAATCAGGGACTGCAGGGCATCGGCAACTACGTGCGCTCGGTCGGTGAGGCGTTCGCCTCCACCGACCAGGACCTCGGTTCACGCCTCGGCTGA